A single genomic interval of Anopheles darlingi chromosome X, idAnoDarlMG_H_01, whole genome shotgun sequence harbors:
- the LOC125949402 gene encoding uncharacterized protein LOC125949402 isoform X1, with protein sequence MSFSSNETVRPLTLQRSHSLPQLLNGGREDSGVALSASSGSCSGLHNLGYGSSDVVGYGSSSCSSSAAAAAAVAARHRNHHRHHQYHPHHYLSSSSAAPTPPLPHHHHHHHHHHHHGRHHHHPELKVPYGARLVADLRQLITLKQHYYPEGGWGWLVTYIGLVVHCIAHGLQLSAGVFLLHTVPFLPHRPVAAGWLGALSTAVALFISPITIAVCKRKSTRLTAVIGGLVTALGCLFTSFASQFHQLFFSYGAVVGIGVGMTRDCSTLMVAQYFKKRRELVEIFIVSGSGLGIAVMSSFIQSAIDAIGWRLGLQAVTGTVFITFILGTCYRSASLYHPQRRAILHLKNQKRKIKDKNKHDDRPPFFDFSTLRSKTVRILLASTGIGAFGINTPIFYLAHEIQKDGIGDKVMILQIYLGLAWTLGCSAFGLLVVRNSVECRIARQYLCQTAIFMCGVCILALTAVQGNYHGYVLFVWIYGIFCGGYHYSLKMYTYEKVRARNFARAWGFVQFSQAIPIALGVPLSGYMNETSGSGTAGYYFSSGCAIVGSVLMFLIDLHRRSVSRHKHTRANGTRHLCVSESCPQRRKLSFSQEPDNEPGIITGNTAMMIGPELLIPPLSDGIAIEPINGLDKPELTCISEEGIADMDLPDNLLDDLDYVGDCITSCNKVENYLMLSEFENNLSAEVPILLDKRGRRLSLSKTKALLAGHLAMGTGGGATAGGGASGIAPHSTNPSATLLASLGVDASLSGPFHQHHPECPIEGGDNTVQRQGDGAGWCEKQSIQGHLHPHYQLYQATAVPAGATPPYHHAITEPPNGAADHSSGKEMVLGATANGGCSAEQHHPLPSSQTPQQQQQQQQQHCRLNSKWRPSQQVGFLNSRVISVIDEASV encoded by the exons ATGTCGTTCTCGTCGAACGAAACCGTCCGGCCGCTGACACTGCAGCGTTCCCACTCGCTGCCCCAGCTGCTGAATGGGGGGCGCGAAGACTCGGGCGTAGCACTGAGCGCCAGCAGCGGTTCCTGCAGCGGTCTCCACAATCTCGGCTACGGTTCGTCCGACGTCGTTGGTTACGGTTCttcgtcgtgctcgtcgtcggcggcggcggcagcggcggtggcagcccgccaccgaaaccaccaccggcatcatcagTATCACCCTCACCACTacctctcgtcgtcgtcggcggcgccgacgccgccgctgcctcatcatcatcaccaccatcatcatcatcatcatcatgggcggcatcaccatcatccggagCTGAAGGTACCGTACGGTGCGCGGTTGGTGGCCGATCTGCGCCAGCTCATCACGCTCAAGCAGCACTACTACCCGGAGGGTGGCTGGGGCTGGCTGGTCACCTACATCGGGCTCGTCGTCCACTGTATCGCCCACGGGCTGCAGCTCTCCGCGGGCGTCTTTCTCCTTCATACCGTCCCCTTTCTGCCGCATCGGCCCGTGGCCGCAG GATGGCTGGGAGCACTATCGACGGCGGTCGCCCTCTTCATCTCACCGATCACGATAGCGGTGTGCAAGCGGAAGTCAACGCGCCTGACCGCCGTCATCGGAGGCCTCGTGACGGCCCTCGGCTGTCTCTTCACCTCCTTCGCCTCCCAGTTCCACCAACTGTTCTTCAGCTACG GTGCCGTGGTCGGCATTGGCGTCGGAATGACACGCGACTGTTCCACGCTGATGGTGGCGCAGTACTTCAAGAAGCGCCGCGAGCTGGTCGAGATTTTCATCGTGTCGGGCAGCGGGCTCGGTATCGCCGTCATGTCCAGCTTCATCCAGTCGGCGATCGACGCGATCGGATGGCGGCTCGGCCTGCAGGCCGTTACCGGTACCGTCTTCATCACGTTCATCCTCGGCACATGCTACCGATCGGCTTCGCTCTACCATCCGCAACGGCGCGCCATCCTGCACCTGAAGAACCAGAAGCGCAAAATCAAGGATAAGAACAAACACGACGATCGGCCGCCGTTCTTCGACTTTAGCACGCTGCGCAGCAAAACCGTTCGCATCCTGCTCGCCTCGACCGGCATCGG TGCGTTCGGTATCAACACACCGATCTTCTACCTGGCGCACGAGATCCAGAAGGATGGCATCGGCGATAAGGTGATGATCCTGCAGATCTACCTAGGGCTCGCCTGGACGCTCGGTTGCTCCGCGTTCGGGCTGCTGGTCGTGCGCAACAGTGTCGAGTGCCGGATCGCCCGCCAGTACCTCTGCCAAACGGCCATCTTCATGTGCGGCGTCTGCATCCTGGCGCTGACCGCGGTGCAGGGCAACTACCACGGTTACGTGCTGTTCGTCTGGATCTACGGCATCTTTTGCGGCGGCTATCACTACTCGCTGAAGATGTACACGTACGAGAAGGTGCGGGCGCGCAACTTTGCCCGCGCCTGGGGCTTCGTCCAGTTCTCGCAGGCGATCCCGATCGCGCTCGGTGTCCCGCTGTCGGGCTACATGAACGAGACGAGCGGTTCCGGTACGGCCGGTTATTACTTCAGCTCCGGCTGTGCCATCGTCGGCAGCGTTCTGATGTTCCTGATCGATCTGCACCGGCGCTCGGTGTcgcgccacaaacacaccag gGCCAACGGTACGCGGCATCTGTGCGTGTCCGAGAGCTGCCCCCAGCGCCGGAAGCTATCGTTCTCGCAGGAGCCGGACAACGAACCGGGCATCATCACCGGGAACACGGCCATGATGATTGGGCCGGAGCTGCTGATACCGCCGCTGAGCGACGGCATCGCGATCGAGCCGATCAACGGGCTGGACAAACCGGAGCTGACCTGCATCTCCGAGGAGGGTATCGCCGATATGGATCTACCGGATAATCTGCTCGATGATCTCGACTACGTCGGTGATTGCATCACCTCCTGCAACAAG GTGGAGAACTACTTAATGTTGAGCGAGTTCGAGAACAATCTGAGCGCCGAGGTGCCGATCCTGCTGGACAAGCGCGGCCGACGATTGTCCCTTTCCAAGACGAAAGCCCTATTGGCCGGACACCTGGCGATgggtaccggtggtggagcCACTGCCGGAGGAGGAGCTAGTGGTATCGCTCCCCATTCAACCAATCCGTCGGCCACATTGCTCGCCAGTCTCGGGGTAGACGCTAGCCTGTCCGGTCCgttccatcagcaccatccggAGTGTCCGATCGAGGGGGGCGACAACACAGTGCAGCGGCAGGGCGATGGTGCGGGTTGGTGTGAGAAGCAATCAATACAAGGCCACCTTCACCCGCATTATCAGCTGTATCAGGCGACGGCTGTACCGGCGGGGGCGACACCACCGTACCATCACGCCATCACGGAGCCTCCAAATGGTGCAGCGGACCATTCGTCCGGCAAGGAGATGGTACTCGGTGCCACTGCGAACGGGGGCTGCTCAGCCGAGCAGCACCATCCACTACCCTCCTCTCAGactcctcagcagcagcagcaacaacagcagcagcactgcagaCTGAACAGCAAGTGGCGCCCGAGCCAGCAGGTCGGCTTCCTCAACAGCCGCGTGATATCTGTGATCGATGAAGCCTCCGTCTAG
- the LOC125949402 gene encoding monocarboxylate transporter 12-like isoform X2: MAARRLLCRRYYPEGGWGWVVIVVGILVHTLTHGLQLSCGPLMGAVMRSFDKPITDTGWLGALSTAVALFISPITIAVCKRKSTRLTAVIGGLVTALGCLFTSFASQFHQLFFSYGAVVGIGVGMTRDCSTLMVAQYFKKRRELVEIFIVSGSGLGIAVMSSFIQSAIDAIGWRLGLQAVTGTVFITFILGTCYRSASLYHPQRRAILHLKNQKRKIKDKNKHDDRPPFFDFSTLRSKTVRILLASTGIGAFGINTPIFYLAHEIQKDGIGDKVMILQIYLGLAWTLGCSAFGLLVVRNSVECRIARQYLCQTAIFMCGVCILALTAVQGNYHGYVLFVWIYGIFCGGYHYSLKMYTYEKVRARNFARAWGFVQFSQAIPIALGVPLSGYMNETSGSGTAGYYFSSGCAIVGSVLMFLIDLHRRSVSRHKHTRANGTRHLCVSESCPQRRKLSFSQEPDNEPGIITGNTAMMIGPELLIPPLSDGIAIEPINGLDKPELTCISEEGIADMDLPDNLLDDLDYVGDCITSCNKVENYLMLSEFENNLSAEVPILLDKRGRRLSLSKTKALLAGHLAMGTGGGATAGGGASGIAPHSTNPSATLLASLGVDASLSGPFHQHHPECPIEGGDNTVQRQGDGAGWCEKQSIQGHLHPHYQLYQATAVPAGATPPYHHAITEPPNGAADHSSGKEMVLGATANGGCSAEQHHPLPSSQTPQQQQQQQQQHCRLNSKWRPSQQVGFLNSRVISVIDEASV; this comes from the exons GATGGCTGGGAGCACTATCGACGGCGGTCGCCCTCTTCATCTCACCGATCACGATAGCGGTGTGCAAGCGGAAGTCAACGCGCCTGACCGCCGTCATCGGAGGCCTCGTGACGGCCCTCGGCTGTCTCTTCACCTCCTTCGCCTCCCAGTTCCACCAACTGTTCTTCAGCTACG GTGCCGTGGTCGGCATTGGCGTCGGAATGACACGCGACTGTTCCACGCTGATGGTGGCGCAGTACTTCAAGAAGCGCCGCGAGCTGGTCGAGATTTTCATCGTGTCGGGCAGCGGGCTCGGTATCGCCGTCATGTCCAGCTTCATCCAGTCGGCGATCGACGCGATCGGATGGCGGCTCGGCCTGCAGGCCGTTACCGGTACCGTCTTCATCACGTTCATCCTCGGCACATGCTACCGATCGGCTTCGCTCTACCATCCGCAACGGCGCGCCATCCTGCACCTGAAGAACCAGAAGCGCAAAATCAAGGATAAGAACAAACACGACGATCGGCCGCCGTTCTTCGACTTTAGCACGCTGCGCAGCAAAACCGTTCGCATCCTGCTCGCCTCGACCGGCATCGG TGCGTTCGGTATCAACACACCGATCTTCTACCTGGCGCACGAGATCCAGAAGGATGGCATCGGCGATAAGGTGATGATCCTGCAGATCTACCTAGGGCTCGCCTGGACGCTCGGTTGCTCCGCGTTCGGGCTGCTGGTCGTGCGCAACAGTGTCGAGTGCCGGATCGCCCGCCAGTACCTCTGCCAAACGGCCATCTTCATGTGCGGCGTCTGCATCCTGGCGCTGACCGCGGTGCAGGGCAACTACCACGGTTACGTGCTGTTCGTCTGGATCTACGGCATCTTTTGCGGCGGCTATCACTACTCGCTGAAGATGTACACGTACGAGAAGGTGCGGGCGCGCAACTTTGCCCGCGCCTGGGGCTTCGTCCAGTTCTCGCAGGCGATCCCGATCGCGCTCGGTGTCCCGCTGTCGGGCTACATGAACGAGACGAGCGGTTCCGGTACGGCCGGTTATTACTTCAGCTCCGGCTGTGCCATCGTCGGCAGCGTTCTGATGTTCCTGATCGATCTGCACCGGCGCTCGGTGTcgcgccacaaacacaccag gGCCAACGGTACGCGGCATCTGTGCGTGTCCGAGAGCTGCCCCCAGCGCCGGAAGCTATCGTTCTCGCAGGAGCCGGACAACGAACCGGGCATCATCACCGGGAACACGGCCATGATGATTGGGCCGGAGCTGCTGATACCGCCGCTGAGCGACGGCATCGCGATCGAGCCGATCAACGGGCTGGACAAACCGGAGCTGACCTGCATCTCCGAGGAGGGTATCGCCGATATGGATCTACCGGATAATCTGCTCGATGATCTCGACTACGTCGGTGATTGCATCACCTCCTGCAACAAG GTGGAGAACTACTTAATGTTGAGCGAGTTCGAGAACAATCTGAGCGCCGAGGTGCCGATCCTGCTGGACAAGCGCGGCCGACGATTGTCCCTTTCCAAGACGAAAGCCCTATTGGCCGGACACCTGGCGATgggtaccggtggtggagcCACTGCCGGAGGAGGAGCTAGTGGTATCGCTCCCCATTCAACCAATCCGTCGGCCACATTGCTCGCCAGTCTCGGGGTAGACGCTAGCCTGTCCGGTCCgttccatcagcaccatccggAGTGTCCGATCGAGGGGGGCGACAACACAGTGCAGCGGCAGGGCGATGGTGCGGGTTGGTGTGAGAAGCAATCAATACAAGGCCACCTTCACCCGCATTATCAGCTGTATCAGGCGACGGCTGTACCGGCGGGGGCGACACCACCGTACCATCACGCCATCACGGAGCCTCCAAATGGTGCAGCGGACCATTCGTCCGGCAAGGAGATGGTACTCGGTGCCACTGCGAACGGGGGCTGCTCAGCCGAGCAGCACCATCCACTACCCTCCTCTCAGactcctcagcagcagcagcaacaacagcagcagcactgcagaCTGAACAGCAAGTGGCGCCCGAGCCAGCAGGTCGGCTTCCTCAACAGCCGCGTGATATCTGTGATCGATGAAGCCTCCGTCTAG